TATTCAGCCACCAGTCAAGTCACACAATAGACGCGGGACCCTGTTCTCATGattgtggggtgggggagggagagcggtgagttgcgggagtgagcagggaggcccgggggggagagagtgagagggagatctccccccgccgctcgctcgagtagtttgccttagcgagtaggctcgctcatctctaatccataaccccaagcagatctgagctttTTTAGatttaagatcacatgaccacctgaagaAAAAGAGGCTGAGAGATCCAGATAGAAAGAAAcaactaaccaaagtaacactatccgacttatatatactgggaggagaTAGCCATATAATGAAGTAATGTTTACAAatcgctggagtggcccttttgagttaaaaatatttttaatgaaatgtGGAGTTTTGTTCCTTTATATGTAACTGTTCTTCATGTGTCCCACAACTGTATGTGTGAATCCTTTTTTCTATGACttatgtcattaatagagatgagcgagcacactcgattgagcatcggtcttttcgaataactgattactcgtctgagcaccatgcgggggacggcgggggtgagagtaagagagatctctctctccccaccactcCACGTtgctccccccgccgcccccccgcatggtgctcagacgagtaatcagttactcgaaaagactgatgctcgatcgagcatcagccttaaacgagcgtgctcgcacATCTCCAGTCATTAACTTTGTGTGCATACAAAAGAGGGGTTTTGTCTTTGCAGTTTTAAAGAGATCCTGTCATATCCTTATATCAGCGGAGCCGGCTGCATGGCTTTGCTCACCAGCTATGTCTCTTTTTTTCACCCTCTACTCTCGTTGCCCGCAAAGGCTCTTCTAAGTTTAggtgtgaatgtgtcaagtgggcggtctccacTACTTATTGTCAATCAGGCCAATTATCACCCATTGGCATGAGGATTGCCCACCTTACACATTCATCCCGAAATTAAGACGAGCATTTACGAGGGAGCGGGAGGGAGTAGAGCAAAGCTATGCCTCCAGCCCAGCTGATGTAAGAGGTCCTCTTCAATATAACGAACTTTCAATAACAGAACATATGTGATGCTGTAATCCGCCAATATAATTAATAAGTGCCGATATGGACGTCACACAGAAGGATCCATTGCTTGGAACTTTCCAGCACACAGGGCCGCTAACAAAGACAAGCGGCGGTGGCACGATTGACAAAGCATCTGGCCTACATCCAGCATCGGGAACTGGGGCTATAGGAAGATATTGGCTGTTTATATATCTTCTCCTTTGATGTTTGAAATGCCCATAGGGATCTGTATATACTTCTTGTCCATATAGATGAGCGTATGTAAAGAAATTCTCCATCACCTCCAACCGCGGTCTAAGAAATCAGCACAGAGAAGAGGAATCTTAGTGCTCTAGTAGCCATTGGGACACAACATAGTTATAGAAACCCATAGGAGGCATTTACTATACAACTCAGTGTAACCTGTATGATTGTATCCTCAACCAATAAATATGTCTGTATGTTAGCCCTTCAATAAAGCTTAACTGTCTAGTCGAAATCCAAATCAAATATGTGGtgttacatcatttatttttttttattatgttttttatttatttactcaaGATGGTTTTGAGGAGATTCGAACTAAATAGACAAAACGGACGCTTCTTCACTAACTTTGAACTGCTTTATCAAaaattgatcacatgaccagatagcgATACAACAAAACATTACACTCACGTGCAAGAGTCCAACTTACAAAGTCTcaaagttaggcctcatgtccacggggaaaatcaggcccgctacggattctccatggagaatccgcagcgggtccctcctgccccgcggacatgagggctgaaaataagaataaactcacctgctgcgggccgtgcaggtcttcccttcttcgcgtccggatcttctttctttggccgggtggatgtgctcggcacgccggctgcgtgctgcACGCATGTgtcgggcacatccaccggcccgaagaaagaagatcctgccgcaaaggaaggaagatctgcatcgcccagagcaggtgagtttattctgattttaggtctcctgcgaatccggacagcttccataggcttcaatagaagcctgtgggagccgtccccgcgggagacccgcacgaaaatggagcatgtccatttttttttatgctccagatttttttaaattcccttttattgaccatccgcgggtatttatctacccgcagtgggtcaatgcatccctatggggtgcggatccacgtgcgggtgatccgctgcggattttaattcttcttttgcccgtggacattagaaTTTCTCCTTTGTTGACTTTTTAATGCATTATGGGTTTTGATGTGTTGACATAACTTAGTTGAAGCTACCAGACTAACAGTCAACGAAATCAGTCCCATAACcactttttttcctttctgttaTGAACTAACAATAAGGCTAACCCTACATGGCGACTTTTGACCATGCCAGGGATTGCGCAATATATGTAGCCCCACAGCTTTGCAAAGAGCTCAATGGGATTGCAGTGCAAGTCACATATTGTTACAACCTGCAATGCACAGTCATGGGAACCTGTAATTGCACCGCAACCCCATTGACCTCAACGTGAGTGCGAGGttgcagggctgcacagcgatctttggttgaGCAACCCTTGTTGCAGCCAAAAGTCGCCATGCAGGCTATATTGACACAAGCTAGTTTGATTTTGGTCAGTATAGAACTGACTGATTTCACTCGGAGTGTATGTGCATTTTGCTTGCGTttgtgcatttttaacatgcgaCTGTCGTGCAAATTTCAACTATTTTTCACGCAAGTGAATAAAAAGGGAAAGTGCCCCAGGTGGCATCATGTCAAACTCCCATTCAAGTCAACGGGTAcgtgaaaaaaaacagaatgcactTGCATGCTGTGCACGTGCATTCcgggttttttttcacgcacccattgacttgaatgtgcGATTTTGGATCATGAAAGTGTACCAGAATAGGAAAGGctacagtttcttttttttacacagaccatcagtccatggaaaaaaaaagtttgtccgAATAGCCCCATTTATTGTAGGTTCAAATAAATGTTATTATTATCAATTGTCAATTTACATACATATTTAAGACCAAACTAGGGAAAGGGGGGAAGGGGTAGTTGGGCTACAGGCCCCACTGTAATTAAGGAGATCTTTGTAGGTTACGCGCATAGGTAGCCATGTGTTTGATGGTAGGCGTCAACTGATGGAATATCTGATGGCTAATTAAGTGGCTCTTCGCGGGGTTTACTATGGATTCAATGGATTTGGTAGCCGCGCCTGGCCTGGTTCAGAAAATATTAGGCTGGGTCCTCATACCTCCTAGACTACGGGGCCACTGACCTCTTCTTTCTTTGGAGCTTTTACATGGTCAATGACCTGAAAATATATCAGGAATCTTGTCTACTCCAAGGGATGCGACTGCACCAACCAACGAAAGGGAATAGACACATTTTTACAATAGACAATGAACAATAGAcattgggggggagagagggggggagcagGACAAGGAGGAGTAGGTAaatggggggagagggggagaggaaagaaacaaaaaaagggggggggggaggcctaaGAACCCTTTTCTGCGCATCTACCTGACCACCCCTCAGGCCGGTCCCATTCCGGGCCGCTGAGGTTTCTGGCCCACCATCCTTCAGATCAGCCCAATTTATTTTAATGGATATGTGTTCTGTTTACTGAGTTACAAACTTGGACAAAACTCGGATCTAAAACTCGCTCGTGTGAATTAGAAGTAATGATAACTGTAGGAGATAGGACCCCACCATTACCAAGAATGCAGGATAGGTGATAATTAGATTGCTGAGGTTTCTAAGAGTCCTTGAATAATTTGACCAGCGGTCAAGCATGtgcaccactgcttcattcattacAGTGAGACTGCTGAATATAACCAAGTGCTTGAACTCTGCTCTCTCTGGCAGTCTCATTGgcatgaatggagtgatggtaaGCATGCTTGACTGCCACTTCATTAATTCTGGAAGTCTCAGCACCCATCTTCTGAAAATCAGTAGCAGCCCCAGTGTCGCCCTCCTTCCCCCACTGATCACATAGTTAGTCCCTATCCTATCGCTTCCACCAAACTTTTCCTATAGTGGAAAAAGTGAAATTTGATACAGCACTGAGGAGAAATTTTAGATGATTCCTTCCTACAAATGTGTTTCTGTTCagaaatatttctgggatgccttgccttCACATCCTTTTTCAGGCCATACAACAGCATCTCCATAGGCTTAAGGTATAggaaagctaccttccaataggtagcactgCAGAGTCTTTGTACCAACTTTCATTCGATACTAATGTGTTTGCACctaaacattgtcagaaaaagtGCCCAGATTTGGACAGTTTCTAGCAGCGCATCATgttcaaatgtttttacaaaagcttAACCCACCTACCCTTTCTGTAGCTCGGAGAGAATCTTTTCACTCTCCAATCACAGTAACAGAAGTGCTTGAACAGACCAGTGCATTGCCAGCAGGTAAaccaccaggcccagatgggcaaacgcttattactagagatgagcgaacctactcggccacgcccctttttcactcgagcaccgcgattttcgagtacttctctactcgggtgaaaagattcggggggcgccgtgggtgagcggggggttgcagaggggagtgggggggagagttagagagagagagctcccccctcttccccactgctaccccccgctccaccacgccattccccgctccccggcgccccccgaatcttttcacccgagtagccaggtactcgaaaatagcgatgctcgatcgagtaattactcgaaacgagtacgttcgctcatctctacttattaccaAAACTTccgagcagttttatccttgTATATGTGTAAGGCTTTTCACCTAGCGGTCACAGAGGGTCCTTTTCCAAAAGATTACCAGCGAGCTCTAATAGTTACCCTTCCTAATTGAGGAAGAAACCCAGATGTTCCAAGCCATCTCACTACTGAACACACATATCAAAATTTACCTAAAAATATAGACTCTTAGATTTGCACCTATTTTGCCAGCATTAATTTGGGAAGATCAGGTAGGATTTGCGAAAGGCCGCCACGCACCAGACAATACAAGGAGAGTACTAAATATTACCTAATTTTTAGAGTTCCGGAAGATTGCTGCAGTCCTGTTACCTttggacgctgaaaaagcgtttgactgCGTAAATTGGACTTGTGCATTTGCGGCCTTGAAGGAAATGGGCTTTGAGGGGTCCTTTTTTCAAGCTATATCCACATTGTATTccaaaccttcaggttgtgactTCACAAATGGGGCCCTATCAACAGAATTTAATATCGCGAATGGCACTAGGCAAGGTTGTCCACTGATCACCATATGGTCAGTTAGTGTCTCAGTACCATTTGACCTCTGGAGATCACTACAAAAACTTACAAATCCATAATCCCTTAAATGCCCATAAACACTTTTTGTTTCAAAGTAACCCAAACATATTCAAGATATTTTCCAGAGGAACTAAAGGGCTAAAGCCTATCTATACCCTACTGCATGATTGGGTAATTTCCCCCAAAATTAGGTCCACTAAAGGAATAGGAGTGGGAACTTGCTCAAACATGCATTGATGAAGAATGGAAACCAGCCTTTTATCTGACCCATAGCTACTTGAATGTAGTTCATATGTGGAGACGGTAATGAAAATCCCATTGAGATGGTGGTTCGTACTTCAGTCCGATTAGATCAAATGTATCCTAACTGTACAGTCAACTTTTGGAGAAATGGTGGCAATAGGGGTGCATTGTTGCATGTCTTGTGGAGCTGCCCACAACAATATTGGGACTTTGTATTTCACATATGTTATCCTCCCTTCCCCTAGCTTTGGTAAATATTGGCTCACACGCAATCCCACCGAAATTTCGGATATAAGGTTGGAAGATACTAACTTTATCCAATCTTACTATACTGTGACATTGGAGGAACACAGAGGTCCCCAGTATAAGAGAAACTGTAGCCTCCATAAATCAAACAATGCTTGCCTGTAACACCATTATGCTTCCCAAACTTCATAATATATGGAGAAAATGGTCATCTAGCACTTATGGACCATGGACTATGACCCTACCCCAGAATAAGCCTATGAACCATTGGGGCGAGATGGCAAATGAGTGGAACACAGATCATGCCACTCTTACAGACCTGGTATCTACTCTTATATCTCCATGCCTTCTTCAATCTAATCGTTGACTACTGTACAATTGATTTTGTATGCTACATGATCTGCTATATTTATATATCCACCTACATGAAAGATTACTTGTTCTACTCTgctttaaaatgtaataaaaatcatTGAAGCAGAAAATTGGAATATATTCAATCAACAACTTGAATCAGTTTGGGATAGGGAGATACAGACAATAAGAAATTGGCTCATGATATTCAGGATGTATCTGATATGATCAGGGTAACATGTGTTGAATCACCATATACAAACATTAAACATGGTGATGGCTTGCGGGCAGCGTCATACTTTCTCAGTATGAGTACAGTGGGAAGCCAATTTGCATCCGTCTTTTTGAAATTTATTTTAACTCACACTTCTAGGTTTAATAGGTCATTTCTCCTAGTTTCAGGGTACAGTAATGGGGTCTAATTCTACCCCAGCACATGCTTCTTTTTGGGACTGTGGGAAAGGGACCTATTTCGTCTTGCCAATATGCCTCAATCACATCGTATTTTGAGCCCATATGTTTGGCTGATTCTGTacttgaaaaaaaattctgtttcaCCGATTACTTCCAGTTGGGCCATGAATTTGAGAGATCATCTAGTACAAAGTCATCTCTGTGTCATGTCAAAAATACATCCCTTGACACAATTGGACCTAAAtgaggatgttttccctgtaggaCGTGTATTTTGTGCCCAAATACTTTAAGaatgatatgtagagatgagcgaatatactcgtttcgagtatttactcgatcgagcaccgcgattttcgagtacttccgtactcgggtgaaaagattcggggggcgccggggggaggcatggcggagcgggggggtagcagcggggagcactctctctctccctctcactccccgctgcaaccccccactcacccacggcgcccccccgaatctttccacccgagtacggaagtactcgaaaatcgtggcgctcgggcgaaaaaggggcgtggccgagtaggttcgctcatctctaatgatatgcTTTACGGTTTCAATTGGTCAGAACCAATATTGGATTACTTGGCATAGTAGCTGTACCGCTAAAGGAGTCAGATATTACACTACATGCTCATGTCGGAAAATTTAAGTAAGGGTTGTTGAGcaagggattattccgattgccagattggagttaggaagggttttttttggccttgctctggatcaacattgggggggtaataggctgcacTGGATGAACGTGTCTTTTTTCAACTtcacatactatgtaactatgatCAAtagtgaattaaaaaccccagaaCAAGTATGGGATATTAAGAATACTAATGATATTGCAAAATTAAAATTGGCTCCCGTCACTTTGTATTATACCACTCTAAATTACTGAAAAGTGTGGGGTATTTTTCACATCGATTTGGGCATTTGTGGCAGTGATTTGAATAAACGTGTTTTGCAGTGTAGTTAGTGCAGCCAAGACGTCTTAGTGACTCCTCTGGCTTTGCCGCTTTCCTCTGACTGGGATGGTTTAGGTTTAATTTTACATATGGGTTTTTAATTCTTTGTAATTTTTTCCCATCATCCTAATCAACGTGACAGTATTTCCTGGCTTCGTCTGATGCTCCTGTGGTTATCCATCTGTGCTTGGTTTGTGGCTGCTGAAGATTTGTGAGCATCTTACCTCATTTGGCAGTCACGGTGTGATCATCACTTTTTCCTTGGTGCCGTTCCACATAGCAATTTGGATTTtcctaattttttatttttccttcatcaCTCCATGTCCCTTTGGACATGCTTATTCCCTGGTTTCATTCGCTGTGATTGGATTCCAGTATGCATCTTAtctcattttttgttttacatatttactagagatgagcgagcgtactggctaaggcaaactactcgagcgagtagtgccttatgcgagtacctgcccactcgtctcaaaagattcgggtgccggcggggaatgggggaggggaaggatctcactctctcccccccccccccccccctgctcactcccgcaactcaccactctcccccgctggcaccctaatctttagagacgagcgggcaggtactcgcataaggcactacgcgctctagtatttgcccttagcaagtacgctcgctcatctctaatatttacacATTCTATGTGCAATCACAGTAATATAGGACTATTGGTGTTTGCACAGGCTTACACGTCTCAGTGTCCGGATGCTTCCAGTACGGGTCTCATCCGATGTTGTTTGATCATATGATTGACACATGATGTGATCAACTGATTTTCACGTCATGCGGAACGGGTGGCGTTGGATCCATGGATTCTGATTTGAGGTGACTATGCAATTGTTGCCTCAACTTCTATGAGCCCATAGCTTATAGGGCTCATCGGAGTCGACAAATTCTCTTTAATTACTCCTATTCCACTAGAGCAGGCCACTTTTGAAGCCAAATATGCCACATAAACAGCCAAATGAGTAGTAAAATACATGGAAGCTCTTTATCAAGAATGTTATAACACTATTTAGATAGAACTTGTCAGACTTCATGAGAAACAAAGATTTATCGTCAATACAACAACTGTGTGCTCCTGCCGATCTCTCTGCTCgtttattaaaaaatacatattaaagGGTTAATCAACAGTCTTCGCTGCGGAAGACGTTAGTATAAAGTGCCAAGATCCTCTTCAGCGTTCAGCTCAAGCCAAAGGCCCCTCCCCGCCCGGATCACAGGGTGTCTGTACATAATCAATGTCTTTCATAGTAAAGGGTTAATCACGTGCTGGCCCGTGACACGAGATAGTACAGAATGAAGAAGAGTCCAACGAGGCCGGCGGAGATGTAGCATAAGAGTTTGCGATTATCCCGTCCAGAGCGCGCCATTCCAGTGAATCGTTTTACGCTGCCACTCAGAAGGCCGGTCACGCTCATAAAGTCGGAGTCCTAGAGGAGAAGAAAAACTTTATTAGTAATGTACAACCCTGCATGGCGGTAAGGGGATGTTCACACGCTGCGGATATTGGTgtagaaacgctgcagatttcaccctgtgCAATGCaaagaaaaggtgaaatctgtggGCTTTCTGCAGCGTCTCCATGCCATAAAATCTGCACCGCAGTTCATTTACGAAGAAGTTTAGCGCAAATTCTGCAGATTTTCCGTACAAAAATTCCACAGTAAATCCTCTCCATGAGAACACGGCCTAGAAGTCATGAGCAAATAATAGGTCTGCTACACAGACGGCATTTTTATCCTCCAGAGCAGGCAATCTTACACCTCATTCGCACAGGCGCCTGCAATTTCGGTCTGTGAAGAGTATGCAGTGTTCACTGCGTCTGTATGCACATTTTTTTGCATCCATATTCACtgttttttatgcaaaaaaagacacaaaaaatgaAGTGTCACTTTCTCTCCTGATTACATGTCAGTGAATGTAAACCAAACTAGGACATTCcgcggttgttttttttttttatgcgcaacATCCGTTTACATAAAAATGTGTCCGTACTGAGTCAGTAAAAAGATACGGACAGAGAATacgcccttgtgaatgagcccctagtgAGGTCGGGATCGTCAGCTGTATCTTCAGAAGGTCAAGATCTACTCAGTACAAAGttgttacagaacggtgaaagttATATATGTTTTCGGAAGGATGCTGAAAAGCCTGCCAAGTCAACGCTTATAATGCGCTCGCTTAGCGTGACGCAAaatttagtagtttttttttttttttaacttgctaaagaacttttttttatatctgaTATCAAAGGCGGTTGGCCTCGCCTAAAAAAAAGGCTTTATTGAAATATGCAATAGATTCCAAGGAGCTGCAGCTCGTTTCTATCAAAACCACCGCAAACGGTTCACAAGAAGGGAGAAAAACTCCCAGCGCACTGAAGATCTTCAGCCGTcaaagcatgctgggagttgtggtttccCCAAAAATATCAAAAGGAGCGGCACGGTTACCTGAGCTGCACAGGCCGCAGGATATCTGGGAAGCCACCAGCTGCAGAACACGTGACATGGCACTGCCATTAGTTCGTAGAGAGCAGCACAATACGTCTTCCATTCCCGTATAAGAACCCAGGTAATAGGCCAGAAGAGGCCATGTTTTCCCACAGCCTCCAGCCTACTTTCCTCCATGCACCTCTCCAGTTCCATGTAAAGACTGCTATATGGCCTCCAAGGAAGGGGTGACATCTCATACCCATCTTCAGTTTGTCGCTGCCGTCCACATCTCCCCTTCCCTGTTTTCACTCATTGAGCACCCccgcatgctgacaatagagcggGAAAGCCTGCCTATAGTGACGCAGACTCCGCCGTAGTGACATAATCTATTCGGCACTCACTGGATGGCATAGGTTTCATCACAGCGAATCATTGAGAGGGCACCTCCTATATCAATCCCCCTGTATGCCGCAGCCAGCCTGGGATGTAGTATCCAAGGGCATGGACAGCATGGGATGAAGTTAGATTCTTCTGATCTGCACTGTTGGAGTGTGACTGTGTATTACAGACTTTGTTGACACCTGATCTTTCACAGAACTGACTGTCACCCTTGACGAGCATCCTTGTCATGATACGTCAGGGGGTTAAGGAGGTTTTCCAGCACTAGGCTATTGATGactgtcctcaggataagtcatcaatagctgatcgtcagggatccCCGACGACAGGTTGATTGAAGAGGTCGCAGCATTCGAATGAAcgctcttctcaggcatgtgacatcacattcatcagGCACGTGACATCACATTTATCAGTCACATGGCCCGcaagcagctcagtcctatttgaGTAAATGGAAcccagctgcaataccaggcacatccACTATGCAATGcacagcgctgtgcctggtatagactAAAACAATGGCACTCCCCCGAGCCCCGCTGTCACTTCAGACATCTGATTGCAAACCCCCATCAGTTAACTACTGATCTATCCTAAGGTGAGGTCATCACTAGTGTAGTGCTGGATGACTCCTTTAGGAGGTGTTTTCACGTCGCTGACTTGCTgcgaattttggtgcaaatctgcagcagatttcaccccttccatttgaaagggtgaaatctgcagcagatctgcacaaaaatctgcagcatgtgaacgcaccctttagATGCCTATGAGAGACCCACACCTGCTCTGGAATCTCCCTGTTCTCTGCCCACAGTACGTCACTCTTTAGAGCAGCAGTTTGTGCCTCAGAGCTGTTCTATGTACTGCAAATAGAGAGAAGGGGATTATTTTAGTGAACCCTCACTGATATAATGTATGGTTTTCTCTGACTGCGGATAGCGGATCCTCACCATTCCATCCAGGTAATTGTTGTGATCGTCCGCTTCTCTGTCGATGTCCAGTGCAAGCTGCAGAAAAAACACAAGAGTCTGTTATCTCCGTGAAAGCACCGCATTCACTATGTAGGATACAAAGCATGTGCTGCCATACAACTACTCAGAGAAAGGTCAGAACTGTTCTGCTAATGAACTCAAGGCTATCTTCCTCCATAATCCAAACCTCCCACTTCTACCTCCAAGACTTTTCTCGAGCTGCACCAGCTCTCTAGAATGCGCTACAACAATCAGGATAAATCCCAATATCCACagttttaaaggggctttctaggccaatgctatcctgaggataggtcttcaatagttgatcaccgtGGATCGGCTCTTCAGGTTCTCCGTCGAGCAGCTAATCGTCCAGCCTGCTGTCAATGCAGCTGGCCTGAATGTCATCATCGGAGTCAGAGCAGGGAGTTTCAGAGGTGGCTTCACTCACATTAGTTCCAATGGAAGTGAAGTCGCCTGTGAGACTTCCTGCTTCAATCCCGATGATCGGCGGATCACTGGAGATCAATGATTGATAGGTGATCAGTACTATTTGCCCCAAAATGCCCTTTAAACTTGCTCTGAAATCACATCTCTTTAGGCAAACCCATCCTCTTCCCTAATTAATATTCTCTGTCTCTACCCCACCCATTCTACATTACTACTCGGAACTGGATTCCTTACACCCAGCAGTTCTCCCCCACTCCATGCAGTGAAATGCccttcatatctgtacatacacagatatccGCTGGTGACCTTTATATATACTACCTTGCTTTATAAGAACTGGCTGGACCATCATACAGAACAAGAACTTATCCTTTTGTGTTATCTCTATTTcgtcatagattgtaagctcttgtgaacagGCTCCTCAGTCCTAGCACTTGAATTGTTCATTAGTTGTAAGATCTGAATGTATTTCTGTACCCTCTGCTTTGTAAAGGGAGCAGGAATGTGTTAGCATCATATATAAAAAAGATTATTATTCCCGTCCCCAGGGGTTTACATGAGAGGTTCTTTTTTataccagaaacagcgccactcttgtccattggCTGTTTGCGGCCCCTTACACTTGGATAGAGTTTTTAAATTCCTATGGCATAAGAAAGGGCAGGAGGCTGCCATGTAATAAGAGTAGAAAATGTAataagagtgaaatctgcagcatttttgcatcaaaaagagtcaaaatccgcatcattggtgcagattttgattagAAATTAGCTGTGGGTAATTAGCATTTGTGTCCAACGCCCATGAACATTGAGTGGTGGCAGCGATATTAAGCACAGGGCTAGGCAGATGGCTGTAGAATTGTGGCTGGTGGGGATGGTTGCTTGTCCGGTTGA
The Eleutherodactylus coqui strain aEleCoq1 chromosome 11, aEleCoq1.hap1, whole genome shotgun sequence genome window above contains:
- the BET1L gene encoding BET1-like protein, which codes for MAEWGRGSNTGAVDEMMDAENKRLAENLSSKVTRLKSLALDIDREADDHNNYLDGMDSDFMSVTGLLSGSVKRFTGMARSGRDNRKLLCYISAGLVGLFFILYYLVSRAST